One window of the Bos indicus x Bos taurus breed Angus x Brahman F1 hybrid chromosome 8, Bos_hybrid_MaternalHap_v2.0, whole genome shotgun sequence genome contains the following:
- the HR gene encoding lysine-specific demethylase hairless isoform X1 produces MEGPPSFLKDSPAWEKTAPENGITGRELDTPPRDGLRPAAMCLGEPAPFWRGVLSTPGSWLPPGFPQGPKDTLPLVEGEGPRNGERKAGWPSSKDGLRWKEAMLTRPLAFCGSSCPPRYSPLVPEHNGGHPKSEPVAFRPLHCPFLLETKILERAPFWMPTCLPPYLVSSLPPEHPCDWPLAPHPWVYSGGQPKVPSTFSLGSKGFYHKDPSILRLAKDPLATVEPGLLGSAPGGHLQRTGEVEHPSLHQRDGETGVGRHPNLCPLLLGHPDTVPRTPWPTCSPGLVHTLGNVWAVPGGGSLGYQLGPSATTRCPSPGPPTTQAGYCSSHPPARDDPCGQCQEDLEGATSEPSESSEEACKTPGPRACPPSHHTKLKKTWLTRHSEQFGCPDSCPGEQESPAAQLRARKRSSSPEVQGTASSPAAKRPTGPFPGSVGQGARGRQEVLDSLFGNKAETEQCGDHRGTRDDGASLQAPGLQETPRVAPVAGITQCQGCAQAAGETGGPARYSQPLSRLPLGEEQPQEEDLAASSEEGGGSGLEAGLSVGLAKHLLSALGDRLCRVLRREREALAWAHQEAGQAPVGTEDDPSLPRCCSHCHHGLFNTHWRCPRCSHRLCVACGRMAGAGRTREKAGSQGQSTEKCGQEVGHSASSLMLTQFVSSQALAELSAAMHQVWVKFDIRGHCPCQADARLWTAGDGGPQKEPMEKTPPTPQPSCNGETNRTKDIKEETPDSTETPAEDRASRGPLPCPSLCELLASTAVKLCLGHERIHMAFAPVTPALPSDDRITNILDSIIAQVVERKIQEKALGPGLRAGPGLRAGPGLRKGLGLPLSPVRPRLPPPGALLWLQEPRPQRGFHLFQEHWRQGQPVLVSGIQRTLQGHLWGSEALGALGGQVQALTPLGPPQPTSLGSATFWEGFSQPESRPKSDEGSVFLLHRALGDEDTSRVENLAASLPLPEYCAHHGKLNLASYLPPGPVLRPLEPQLWAAYGVSPHRGHLGTKNLCVEVTDLVSVLVHAEAPLPTWRRTQKDFLSGLDGEGLWSPGSQVSTVWHVFRAQDAQRIRRFLQMVCPTGAGNLEPGTPGRCYLDAGLRRRLREEWGVSCWTLLQAPGEAVLVPAGAPHQVQCLVSTVSVTQHFLSPETSALSAQLCHQGPSLPTAHRLLYAQMDWAVFQAVKVAVGTLQEAK; encoded by the exons ATGGAGGGTCCGCCCAGCTTCCTGAAGGACAGCCCAGCCTGGGAGAAGACAGCCCCTGAGAACGGGATCACAGGACGGGAGCTAGACACCCCACCGCGAGATGGCCTGCGCCCTGCGGCAATGTGCCTGGGAGAGCCCGCTCCCTTCTGGAGGGGTGTCCTgagcaccccaggctcctggcTGCCCCCTGGCTTCCCTCAGGGCCCCAAGGACACGCTCCCACTGGTGGAGGGTGAAGGTCCCCGGAATGGAGAGAGGAAGGCTGGCTGGCCAAGCAGCAAGGACGGGCTGCGCTGGAAGGAGGCAATGCTTACCCGTCCACTGGCATTCTGTGGGTCATCGTGCCCACCTCGCTACAGCCCCCTGGTTCCTGAGCATAATGGTGGCCATCCCAAGAGTGAACCTGTGGCCTTCCGGCCCTTGCACTGCCCCTTCCTTCTGGAGACCAAGATCCTGGAGCGAGCTCCTTTCTGGATGCCCACCTGCTTGCCACCCTACCTAGTGTCCAGCCTGCCCCCAGAGCATCCATGTGACTGGCCCTTGGCCCCACACCCCTGGGTGTACTCCGGAGGCCAGCCCAAAGTGCCCTCCACCTTCAGCTTAGGCAGCAAG GGCTTTTACCACAAGGATCCAAGCATACTCAGGCTGGCAAAGGACCCATTGGCAACTGTGGAACCTGGGTTGCTGGGCTCAGCCCCTGGTGGACATCTCCAGAGAACTGGGGAAGTGGAACACCCTTCTCTCCACCAGAGGGATGGAGAGACAGGAGTTGGCAGGCATCCGAAcctttgcccccttctcctgggaCATCCAGACACTGTGCCCCGGACCCCGTGGCCCACTTGTTCCCCAGGCTTGGTTCATACTCTTGGCAATGTCTGGGCTGTCCCCGGAGGTGGGAGCCTTGGGTACCAGCTGGGGCCATCAGCCACAACAAGGTGCCCGTCTCCTGGACCTCCTACCACCCAGGCAGGCTATTGCTCATCTCACCCACCAGCTAGAGATGACCCTTGTGGGCAGTGCCAGGAAGACCTGGAGGGGGCCACCAGTGAGCCCAGTGAATCCAGCGAGGAAGCCTGCAAGACTCCCGGTCCCAGGGCCTGCCCGCCCAGCCATCACACCAAGCTGAAGAAGACGTGGCTCACTCGACACTCTGAGCAGTTTGGGTGCCCAGACAGCTGCCCTGGGGAGCAGGAGAGCCCGGCAGCCCAGCTGCGAGCCCGCAAGAGGTCAAGCAGCCCCGAGGTCCAGGGAACAGCGAGCAGCCCAGCTGCCAAGCGCCCAACCGGTCCTTTCCCGGGCAGTGTGGGGCAGGGGGCCAGAGGCCGGCAGGAAGTGCTGGACTCATTATTTGGGAACAAGGCGGAGACAGAACAGTGTGGTGACCACAGAG GAACCCGGGACGACGGGGCCAGCCTGCAGGCCCCGGGGCTCCAGGAAACACCTCGCGTGGCTCCTGTGGCAGGCATCACTCAGTGCCAAGGCTGTGCCCAGGCAGCTGGCGAGACAGGAGGGCCAGCCCGCTACTCCCAGCCACTGTCCAG ATTGCCACTGGGAGAGGAGCAGCCACAGGAGGAAGACTTGGCAGCCAGCtccgaggagggaggagggtctggcCTGGAGGCTGGGCTTAGCGTGGGCCTCGCCAAGCACCTGCTCAGTGCACTGGGAGACCGCCTGTGCCGTGTTCTGAGGAGGGAGCGGGAGGCCCTGGCCTGGGCGCACCAGGAAG CAGGCCAGGCACCAGTCGGGACTGAGGACGACCCAAGCCTTCCACGCTGCTGCAGCCACTGCCACCATGGACTGTTCAATACCCACTGGCGATGCCCTCGCTGCAGCCACCGGCTGTGTGTGGCCTGTGGTCGCATGGCAGGTGCTGGGAGGACCAGGGAGAAAGCAG GCTCTCAGGGACAGTCCACGGAGAAGTGTGGCCAGGAAGTTGGGCACAGTGCCAGTTCCCTGATGCTCACCCAGTTTGTCTCCAGTCAGG CTTTGGCAGAATTAAGCGCTGCAATGCACCAGGTCTGGGTCAAGTTTGACATCCGGGGGCACTGCCCCTGCCAAGCTGATGCCCGACTGTGGACCGCTGGGGATGGGGGCCCGCAG AAGGAGCCAATGGAGAAAACTCCCCCAACTCCACAACCTTCCTGCAACGGGGAAACCAACAGGACCAAGGACATTAAAGAGG AGACCCCAGACTCCACAGAGACCCCGGCAGAAGACCGTGCCAGCCGAGGGCCCCTGCCTTGTCCCTCTCTGTGTGAACTGCTTGCCTCCACCGCTGTCAAACTCTGCCTGGGGCATGAACGGATACACATGGCCTTTGCCCCTGTCACTCCGGCCCTGCCCAGC GATGACCGCATCACCAACATCCTGGACAGCATCATCGCGCAGGTTGTGGAGCGGAAGATCCAGGAGAAAGCCCTGGGGCCGGGGCTGCGGGCTGGGCCAGGGCTGCGGGCCGGGCCAGGCCTGCGCAAGGGCCTGGGCCTGCCCCTCTCCCCTGTTCGGCCCCGGCTGCCTCCCCCTGGAGCTCTGCTGTGGCTGCAGGAGCCCAGGCCTCAGCGAGGCTTCCACCTCTTCCAGGAGCACTGGAGGCAGGGCCAG CCTGTGCTGGTGTCAGGAATTCAGAGGACACTTCAGGGCCACCTGTGGGGGTCAGAAGCTCTCGGGGCACTTGGAGGCCAGGTGCAGGCACTGACCCCCCTTGGGCCTCCCCAGCCCACCAGCCTGGGCAGCGCAACATTCTGGGAGGGATTCTCCCAGCCTGAGA GTCGCCCGAAGTCAGATGAGGGCTCGGTGTTCCTACTGCATAGAGCTCTGGGGGACGAGGACACCAGCAG ggTAGAGAACCTGGCTGCCAGCCTGCCCCTCCCAGAGTACTGTGCCCACCATGGGAAACTCAATCTGGCTTCCTACCTCCCTCCGGGCCCTGTCCTGCGTCCACTGGAGCCCCAGCTGTGGGCAGCCTATG GTGTGAGCCCACATCGTGGGCACCTGGGGACCAAGAACCTCTGTGTGGAGGTGACCGACCTGGTCAGTGTCCTGGTACATGCTGAAGCCCCCCTGCCCACCTGGCGCCGGACACAGAAAG ATTTCCTCTCAGGCCTGGACGGGGAGGGGCTGTGGTCCCCAGGCAGCCAGGTCAGCACCGTGTGGCATGTGTTCCGGGCACAGGACGCCCAGCGCATCCGCCGCTTTCTCCAGATG GTGTGCCCCACTGGGGCAGGAAACTTGGAGCCTGGTACCCCTGGCAGGTGCTACCTGGACGCAGGGCTGCGGCGGCGCCTGCGGGAGGAGTGGGGTGTGAGCTGCTGGACCCTGCTACAGGCCCCCGGAGAAGCCGTGCTGGTCCCCGCGGGGGCTCCCCACCAG GTGCAGTGCCTGGTAAGCACAGTGAGCGTCACTCAGCACTTCCTGTCCCCTGAGACCTCTGCCCTCTCTGCTCAGCTCTGCCACCAGGGGCCCAGCCTGCCCACTGCCCACCGCCTGCTTTATGCTCAG ATGGACTGGGCTGTGTTCCAAGCAGTGAAGGTGGCTGTGGGAACATTGCAAGAGGCTAAATAG
- the HR gene encoding lysine-specific demethylase hairless isoform X2 has translation MEGPPSFLKDSPAWEKTAPENGITGRELDTPPRDGLRPAAMCLGEPAPFWRGVLSTPGSWLPPGFPQGPKDTLPLVEGEGPRNGERKAGWPSSKDGLRWKEAMLTRPLAFCGSSCPPRYSPLVPEHNGGHPKSEPVAFRPLHCPFLLETKILERAPFWMPTCLPPYLVSSLPPEHPCDWPLAPHPWVYSGGQPKVPSTFSLGSKGFYHKDPSILRLAKDPLATVEPGLLGSAPGGHLQRTGEVEHPSLHQRDGETGVGRHPNLCPLLLGHPDTVPRTPWPTCSPGLVHTLGNVWAVPGGGSLGYQLGPSATTRCPSPGPPTTQAGYCSSHPPARDDPCGQCQEDLEGATSEPSESSEEACKTPGPRACPPSHHTKLKKTWLTRHSEQFGCPDSCPGEQESPAAQLRARKRSSSPEVQGTASSPAAKRPTGPFPGSVGQGARGRQEVLDSLFGNKAETEQCGDHRGTRDDGASLQAPGLQETPRVAPVAGITQCQGCAQAAGETGGPARYSQPLSRLPLGEEQPQEEDLAASSEEGGGSGLEAGLSVGLAKHLLSALGDRLCRVLRREREALAWAHQEGQAPVGTEDDPSLPRCCSHCHHGLFNTHWRCPRCSHRLCVACGRMAGAGRTREKAGSQGQSTEKCGQEVGHSASSLMLTQFVSSQALAELSAAMHQVWVKFDIRGHCPCQADARLWTAGDGGPQKEPMEKTPPTPQPSCNGETNRTKDIKEETPDSTETPAEDRASRGPLPCPSLCELLASTAVKLCLGHERIHMAFAPVTPALPSDDRITNILDSIIAQVVERKIQEKALGPGLRAGPGLRAGPGLRKGLGLPLSPVRPRLPPPGALLWLQEPRPQRGFHLFQEHWRQGQPVLVSGIQRTLQGHLWGSEALGALGGQVQALTPLGPPQPTSLGSATFWEGFSQPESRPKSDEGSVFLLHRALGDEDTSRVENLAASLPLPEYCAHHGKLNLASYLPPGPVLRPLEPQLWAAYGVSPHRGHLGTKNLCVEVTDLVSVLVHAEAPLPTWRRTQKDFLSGLDGEGLWSPGSQVSTVWHVFRAQDAQRIRRFLQMVCPTGAGNLEPGTPGRCYLDAGLRRRLREEWGVSCWTLLQAPGEAVLVPAGAPHQVQCLVSTVSVTQHFLSPETSALSAQLCHQGPSLPTAHRLLYAQMDWAVFQAVKVAVGTLQEAK, from the exons ATGGAGGGTCCGCCCAGCTTCCTGAAGGACAGCCCAGCCTGGGAGAAGACAGCCCCTGAGAACGGGATCACAGGACGGGAGCTAGACACCCCACCGCGAGATGGCCTGCGCCCTGCGGCAATGTGCCTGGGAGAGCCCGCTCCCTTCTGGAGGGGTGTCCTgagcaccccaggctcctggcTGCCCCCTGGCTTCCCTCAGGGCCCCAAGGACACGCTCCCACTGGTGGAGGGTGAAGGTCCCCGGAATGGAGAGAGGAAGGCTGGCTGGCCAAGCAGCAAGGACGGGCTGCGCTGGAAGGAGGCAATGCTTACCCGTCCACTGGCATTCTGTGGGTCATCGTGCCCACCTCGCTACAGCCCCCTGGTTCCTGAGCATAATGGTGGCCATCCCAAGAGTGAACCTGTGGCCTTCCGGCCCTTGCACTGCCCCTTCCTTCTGGAGACCAAGATCCTGGAGCGAGCTCCTTTCTGGATGCCCACCTGCTTGCCACCCTACCTAGTGTCCAGCCTGCCCCCAGAGCATCCATGTGACTGGCCCTTGGCCCCACACCCCTGGGTGTACTCCGGAGGCCAGCCCAAAGTGCCCTCCACCTTCAGCTTAGGCAGCAAG GGCTTTTACCACAAGGATCCAAGCATACTCAGGCTGGCAAAGGACCCATTGGCAACTGTGGAACCTGGGTTGCTGGGCTCAGCCCCTGGTGGACATCTCCAGAGAACTGGGGAAGTGGAACACCCTTCTCTCCACCAGAGGGATGGAGAGACAGGAGTTGGCAGGCATCCGAAcctttgcccccttctcctgggaCATCCAGACACTGTGCCCCGGACCCCGTGGCCCACTTGTTCCCCAGGCTTGGTTCATACTCTTGGCAATGTCTGGGCTGTCCCCGGAGGTGGGAGCCTTGGGTACCAGCTGGGGCCATCAGCCACAACAAGGTGCCCGTCTCCTGGACCTCCTACCACCCAGGCAGGCTATTGCTCATCTCACCCACCAGCTAGAGATGACCCTTGTGGGCAGTGCCAGGAAGACCTGGAGGGGGCCACCAGTGAGCCCAGTGAATCCAGCGAGGAAGCCTGCAAGACTCCCGGTCCCAGGGCCTGCCCGCCCAGCCATCACACCAAGCTGAAGAAGACGTGGCTCACTCGACACTCTGAGCAGTTTGGGTGCCCAGACAGCTGCCCTGGGGAGCAGGAGAGCCCGGCAGCCCAGCTGCGAGCCCGCAAGAGGTCAAGCAGCCCCGAGGTCCAGGGAACAGCGAGCAGCCCAGCTGCCAAGCGCCCAACCGGTCCTTTCCCGGGCAGTGTGGGGCAGGGGGCCAGAGGCCGGCAGGAAGTGCTGGACTCATTATTTGGGAACAAGGCGGAGACAGAACAGTGTGGTGACCACAGAG GAACCCGGGACGACGGGGCCAGCCTGCAGGCCCCGGGGCTCCAGGAAACACCTCGCGTGGCTCCTGTGGCAGGCATCACTCAGTGCCAAGGCTGTGCCCAGGCAGCTGGCGAGACAGGAGGGCCAGCCCGCTACTCCCAGCCACTGTCCAG ATTGCCACTGGGAGAGGAGCAGCCACAGGAGGAAGACTTGGCAGCCAGCtccgaggagggaggagggtctggcCTGGAGGCTGGGCTTAGCGTGGGCCTCGCCAAGCACCTGCTCAGTGCACTGGGAGACCGCCTGTGCCGTGTTCTGAGGAGGGAGCGGGAGGCCCTGGCCTGGGCGCACCAGGAAG GCCAGGCACCAGTCGGGACTGAGGACGACCCAAGCCTTCCACGCTGCTGCAGCCACTGCCACCATGGACTGTTCAATACCCACTGGCGATGCCCTCGCTGCAGCCACCGGCTGTGTGTGGCCTGTGGTCGCATGGCAGGTGCTGGGAGGACCAGGGAGAAAGCAG GCTCTCAGGGACAGTCCACGGAGAAGTGTGGCCAGGAAGTTGGGCACAGTGCCAGTTCCCTGATGCTCACCCAGTTTGTCTCCAGTCAGG CTTTGGCAGAATTAAGCGCTGCAATGCACCAGGTCTGGGTCAAGTTTGACATCCGGGGGCACTGCCCCTGCCAAGCTGATGCCCGACTGTGGACCGCTGGGGATGGGGGCCCGCAG AAGGAGCCAATGGAGAAAACTCCCCCAACTCCACAACCTTCCTGCAACGGGGAAACCAACAGGACCAAGGACATTAAAGAGG AGACCCCAGACTCCACAGAGACCCCGGCAGAAGACCGTGCCAGCCGAGGGCCCCTGCCTTGTCCCTCTCTGTGTGAACTGCTTGCCTCCACCGCTGTCAAACTCTGCCTGGGGCATGAACGGATACACATGGCCTTTGCCCCTGTCACTCCGGCCCTGCCCAGC GATGACCGCATCACCAACATCCTGGACAGCATCATCGCGCAGGTTGTGGAGCGGAAGATCCAGGAGAAAGCCCTGGGGCCGGGGCTGCGGGCTGGGCCAGGGCTGCGGGCCGGGCCAGGCCTGCGCAAGGGCCTGGGCCTGCCCCTCTCCCCTGTTCGGCCCCGGCTGCCTCCCCCTGGAGCTCTGCTGTGGCTGCAGGAGCCCAGGCCTCAGCGAGGCTTCCACCTCTTCCAGGAGCACTGGAGGCAGGGCCAG CCTGTGCTGGTGTCAGGAATTCAGAGGACACTTCAGGGCCACCTGTGGGGGTCAGAAGCTCTCGGGGCACTTGGAGGCCAGGTGCAGGCACTGACCCCCCTTGGGCCTCCCCAGCCCACCAGCCTGGGCAGCGCAACATTCTGGGAGGGATTCTCCCAGCCTGAGA GTCGCCCGAAGTCAGATGAGGGCTCGGTGTTCCTACTGCATAGAGCTCTGGGGGACGAGGACACCAGCAG ggTAGAGAACCTGGCTGCCAGCCTGCCCCTCCCAGAGTACTGTGCCCACCATGGGAAACTCAATCTGGCTTCCTACCTCCCTCCGGGCCCTGTCCTGCGTCCACTGGAGCCCCAGCTGTGGGCAGCCTATG GTGTGAGCCCACATCGTGGGCACCTGGGGACCAAGAACCTCTGTGTGGAGGTGACCGACCTGGTCAGTGTCCTGGTACATGCTGAAGCCCCCCTGCCCACCTGGCGCCGGACACAGAAAG ATTTCCTCTCAGGCCTGGACGGGGAGGGGCTGTGGTCCCCAGGCAGCCAGGTCAGCACCGTGTGGCATGTGTTCCGGGCACAGGACGCCCAGCGCATCCGCCGCTTTCTCCAGATG GTGTGCCCCACTGGGGCAGGAAACTTGGAGCCTGGTACCCCTGGCAGGTGCTACCTGGACGCAGGGCTGCGGCGGCGCCTGCGGGAGGAGTGGGGTGTGAGCTGCTGGACCCTGCTACAGGCCCCCGGAGAAGCCGTGCTGGTCCCCGCGGGGGCTCCCCACCAG GTGCAGTGCCTGGTAAGCACAGTGAGCGTCACTCAGCACTTCCTGTCCCCTGAGACCTCTGCCCTCTCTGCTCAGCTCTGCCACCAGGGGCCCAGCCTGCCCACTGCCCACCGCCTGCTTTATGCTCAG ATGGACTGGGCTGTGTTCCAAGCAGTGAAGGTGGCTGTGGGAACATTGCAAGAGGCTAAATAG